DNA from bacterium:
CCCGAAATACTTCCACCGGAGATAACCCTGGTCACGCCCCTGGAGGGTGAGGTGCTCACCGGGGACGGCGAGCTGACCTTCACCGTCCTCGCCCCCGAGGGCGCGCTGGGCGAGGTCGTCGTCCGGGTGGACGATTTCCCGGTGCGCTTCCCCGCGGTGGAGCTGAAGAGTTTCGGCCGCTTCCGCGTCCCCCTGATCGCGCTCGAGCTGGGCTCGGGGGAGCACGGCATCCTGGTGAGCGCCGTGGCCGTGGACTCCGACGCCCGCTCCGCGGCCGCCGTGGGGCGGGTGTTCACCGTGGAGCTGCCGCCCGCCGTGCTGGAGAGCCTGACCGTCTCGCCGGAGAGGGTCGTCCAGGGCCAGCCCATCGTCCTGGACGCGGAGTTCTCGGGATCGGTGTCCGGCGCCGAGGGGAAGCTCTTCGACCGGTCCTTCAACTTTTACCCGATGGAAGACGGCCGCTGGCGGGCGCTGGCCGCCTGCCGACTCTTCGCCGAGCCCGGGTCGGTCCCCCTGGAAGTCACCTACGCCGACGCCTACGGCCGCGCCGAGACGGACGAATTCGACGTCACCGTATACAAGGGGGACTTCGCCTCCTGCTACATCGTCCTCGCCCCCCACGTGGGGAGCATGCTGGTCGCCGAGACCATCGAGCGCGAGTCGGCCCAGGTCAACGAGGCGGTGGCGGTTTACACCCCGGATCAGCTCTGGGAGCCCGGCCCCTTCCGGCGTCCCGTGGAGGGCGGCTACGTCACAAGCCCCTTCGGTGAGAAGCGGGACTTTTCCACCGGTGGGAGCGAGTCGCACATCGGCACCGACTTCGGCGGCCTGCCCGAGGGCACACCGGTGTACGCCGCCGCCCGGGGACGTGTCGTCATCGCCCGGGAGTTCGTCATCCGGGGGAATTTCGTCTGCATAGACCACGGCCGCGGCCTCTTCACCCTCTACAACCACATGAGCGCCTTGACGGTGAGCGATGGCCAGATGGTGGAGGCGGGACAGCAGATAGGCGCCATCGGCCAGACCGGCGTCGCCACCGGCCCCCACCTCCACTTCGAGGTCCGCCTCGCCACCTGGGCCGTGGACCCCATGACGCTCTTGAACGAGGGTCTGTCCTACGAATGAGCGGCCGGCTGCGGCGTCAGGGGGGGAATTTTCCTCTTCTCCGTAGCGAGCGACGGGGTTGGGCATGAAAACCCGCCCCGCCTCAAGACCGGGGATTTCAGCCCCATGAAGGGTAAAACATCTTGCCACCCCCCGGCATCCATCGCAAAACAATGAGCTTCAGCCTCTCGTACGCAAACCCCGCGATCTTTTCCACGAGGGGTTGAACCGAGCGAAGCGAGCTATGCCTCCGGTAAAACCCCTTGCCTCAAACAGGAAACATCCCTAATCGGGTCCGAAACAAACGGGTAATCCCCCCTTACCGTGGTCAAAGAACGGATACTGCTGGTCCGGCACGACGCCCTGGGCGACGCCCTGGTCACCCTGCCGGCGGCGGCGGCCCTCCGGTCGCATTTCCCGAAAGCCGAAGTAGCCGTCCTGGCCGGTGAGCGCGGCGGATGGGCGTTTAGAAGAGCGGGATTTCAAATTCTCCCCGACCCCGTCAGTTTTTCCGGGACCGTGGGGCTGCTTCGGGATTACGGACCGCGGGTGGTCCTCGTCGCAAGTCCCGGCGGCAGGATTCCGCTGGCGGCCTGGGCGGCGCGGGTGCCGGTGAGAATCGGTTACGCCCGCCGTCTCTGGTTTTTTGCGTACAATCGGCCGTTATTCTTGAGCCGGAGGCGCTCCGGGGCCCACGAAGCGGCGCTCGCCCTGGCCCTCCTCCGACCCCTGGGAATACGTGTAAATCGCATCGAGCCTCCACGACTGAAGCCGTTACCGGAGGCCGTCGTTGAAATGAGAAATTTATTGAAAAATCTCGGAATTTCCACAAAGTACGCCGTTCTGCACCCCGGCAGCGGCGGATCGGCCACCGAGTGGCCCCCGGGGCACTACCGCGAGCTGGCGGGGACGCTCATCGAAAGAGGATACGGCGTCGTGGTCTCGGGCGGCGGGGATGAGAGAATCGTGGCGGAGGGCGTCGTCGTCGGTCTAAACGGTCCGTGCGCCAACCTGGCCGGACTGACCGACCTGGACCGCCTGGCGGCGCTCGTCGCGGGGGCGGCCCTCTTCGTCTCCTCTGGCACCGGACCGATGCACCTGGCGGCGGCCCTCGGCGTTCCCCAGGTCGCCCTCTTCAACCGAAAACCCGCGATCGACCCCGCCCGCTGGCGCCCGCTGAACCCCCGGGCGCGGATTCTCACGCCGCCCGCTCCCGACGACGACCTTGGCGCGATTCAGCCCCGCTCCGTGCTCGAGGCCGTTATTCACCTGGAAACCCGGCCCGATTACCGCTATACTGAGCCAACTCCTCCGCCCTCTTTCCCAAGGCCGGAGAACCGCCGACCGATGCGAAAGGGTCAGCCATGAAAAAGCTCTGTATCGCAGCCGCCGTCGCGGCCCTCGCGCTCCCCGTCCTCGCCGGCACGGACGATCTCCCCTTCGCCCCCGGCGAGAAGCTCATCTACAGCGTCTCCTACGGCGACACCAAGGCCGGCATCTGCGTCATGAAGGTGGTCAAGCGGGTCACCTACGAGGGGCACATGTGCCTGAAGCTCGTGATGGAGCTGCGCTCGAGCACCGCCTTCAGCGATTTCTTCTACGTCAAGGACGACATCGAGAGCCTCTTCGACGTGGGCATTCTCGGCACGCGGCGCTACGAGAAGCACCTCGTCGAGGGCGATTACGCGGCCGACGAGATCCTCTACTACGACCAGGAGGACCACAGCATCACCCGGGAGGGCGACGTGCGCGAGGGGATAATCGCCAGCGGGTGCGACGCGCTGGCCGCCTTCTACCACGTCCGCGCCCAGGACATCCGGGTCGGCGCCGAGCTCTGTTTCCCCTACGCCGACGCCACGAGGAACGAGGTCGTCAAGGTCAAGGTCATCAAGAAGGAAACCGTCACCGTTCCGGCCGGCACCTTCGAGTGCTTCCTCGTCCAGCCCATGCTGGAGGAGGAGACCGGCATCTTCCGCCAGCACGGCCAGGTTTACATCTGGGTCAGCGACGACGAATACAAGATTCCCGTGAAAATCACCGGCCTGACCTGGTTCGGCGAGGTTCGGTGCGAGCTGGAGGAATTCATCCAGGGCTGACGTTCACCATTCGCAAGGAGGCGGGGATGCGGTGGTTTATCCTGCTTATCCCGGGGTTGCTCCTGACGGCCTGCGGCACGTCGGAGAAGGATTTGGGCGAGTACGAGGCGGCCAAGACGGAGAA
Protein-coding regions in this window:
- a CDS encoding M23 family metallopeptidase, whose amino-acid sequence is MPLIAPLLALLIAACQPEILPPEITLVTPLEGEVLTGDGELTFTVLAPEGALGEVVVRVDDFPVRFPAVELKSFGRFRVPLIALELGSGEHGILVSAVAVDSDARSAAAVGRVFTVELPPAVLESLTVSPERVVQGQPIVLDAEFSGSVSGAEGKLFDRSFNFYPMEDGRWRALAACRLFAEPGSVPLEVTYADAYGRAETDEFDVTVYKGDFASCYIVLAPHVGSMLVAETIERESAQVNEAVAVYTPDQLWEPGPFRRPVEGGYVTSPFGEKRDFSTGGSESHIGTDFGGLPEGTPVYAAARGRVVIAREFVIRGNFVCIDHGRGLFTLYNHMSALTVSDGQMVEAGQQIGAIGQTGVATGPHLHFEVRLATWAVDPMTLLNEGLSYE
- a CDS encoding glycosyltransferase family 9 protein, producing the protein MVKERILLVRHDALGDALVTLPAAAALRSHFPKAEVAVLAGERGGWAFRRAGFQILPDPVSFSGTVGLLRDYGPRVVLVASPGGRIPLAAWAARVPVRIGYARRLWFFAYNRPLFLSRRRSGAHEAALALALLRPLGIRVNRIEPPRLKPLPEAVVEMRNLLKNLGISTKYAVLHPGSGGSATEWPPGHYRELAGTLIERGYGVVVSGGGDERIVAEGVVVGLNGPCANLAGLTDLDRLAALVAGAALFVSSGTGPMHLAAALGVPQVALFNRKPAIDPARWRPLNPRARILTPPAPDDDLGAIQPRSVLEAVIHLETRPDYRYTEPTPPPSFPRPENRRPMRKGQP
- a CDS encoding DUF3108 domain-containing protein, with translation MKKLCIAAAVAALALPVLAGTDDLPFAPGEKLIYSVSYGDTKAGICVMKVVKRVTYEGHMCLKLVMELRSSTAFSDFFYVKDDIESLFDVGILGTRRYEKHLVEGDYAADEILYYDQEDHSITREGDVREGIIASGCDALAAFYHVRAQDIRVGAELCFPYADATRNEVVKVKVIKKETVTVPAGTFECFLVQPMLEEETGIFRQHGQVYIWVSDDEYKIPVKITGLTWFGEVRCELEEFIQG